In one Curtobacterium citreum genomic region, the following are encoded:
- a CDS encoding phosphate ABC transporter substrate-binding protein PstS, protein MNTKRIGSIAAIAIAGAVALSSCASNESGSGDTAAPTSSSGTDYSKLSGTLTGSGASTQQTAQGVWAANFQNVASGVTVNYSPDGSGAGRKNFISGAADFAGSDAALKDEELSGSFDLCADKAIDIPVYISPIAIAYKVDGVKEPTLDAKTIAGIFSGKITKWNASEIADLNKGVDLPDTNITVVHRNDDSGTTYNFSQYLNANAPDVWTEEPSQTFPYSVGDSAKGTSGIASTMSTASNAITYIDDSGAGDLDKAKLMVGSTATGISAEGAAKVVSDSELETGREANDVAIDIDRKDTAEGAWPLVLVSYAIACQEYKDADKGALVKGYLDYVVTQDAQEAAAKEAKSAALTSDLSEKAAKAVASIK, encoded by the coding sequence GTGAACACCAAGCGAATCGGTTCGATCGCAGCGATCGCGATCGCCGGCGCCGTCGCGCTGTCCTCCTGCGCCTCGAACGAGAGCGGCAGCGGCGACACCGCCGCGCCGACCTCGAGCTCCGGCACCGACTACTCGAAGCTCTCGGGCACGCTGACCGGCTCTGGTGCGAGCACCCAGCAGACCGCTCAGGGTGTGTGGGCTGCGAACTTCCAGAACGTCGCCTCCGGCGTGACGGTCAACTACTCGCCGGACGGCTCCGGCGCCGGCCGCAAGAACTTCATCTCGGGTGCCGCGGACTTCGCCGGCTCCGACGCCGCGCTGAAGGACGAGGAGCTCTCAGGCTCGTTCGACCTGTGCGCGGACAAGGCCATCGACATCCCGGTCTACATCTCCCCGATCGCCATCGCCTACAAGGTCGACGGCGTCAAGGAGCCCACGCTCGACGCGAAGACCATCGCGGGCATCTTCTCGGGCAAGATCACCAAGTGGAACGCCTCCGAGATCGCCGACCTGAACAAGGGCGTCGACCTGCCGGACACGAACATCACCGTCGTGCACCGCAACGACGACTCGGGCACCACGTACAACTTCAGTCAGTACCTCAACGCGAACGCGCCGGATGTCTGGACCGAGGAGCCCAGTCAGACCTTCCCGTACTCCGTCGGCGACAGTGCGAAGGGCACCTCGGGTATCGCCTCGACCATGTCCACCGCCTCGAACGCCATCACCTACATCGACGACTCCGGCGCCGGTGACCTCGACAAGGCCAAGCTCATGGTCGGCTCCACGGCCACCGGGATCTCGGCCGAGGGCGCTGCCAAGGTCGTTTCTGACTCGGAGCTCGAGACCGGTCGCGAAGCCAACGACGTGGCGATCGACATCGACCGCAAGGACACCGCCGAGGGTGCGTGGCCGCTGGTCCTGGTCTCCTACGCGATCGCCTGCCAGGAGTACAAGGACGCCGACAAGGGTGCGCTCGTGAAGGGCTACCTCGATTACGTCGTCACGCAGGACGCGCAGGAGGCCGCCGCGAAGGAGGCCAAGTCGGCCGCCCTCACCTCCGACCTGTCGGAGAAGGCCGCGAAGGCCGTCGCCTCCATCAAGTAG